The window ATCGCGGATCCATTGGCCGGAGGCGAGGGTCTGGAAGAGCGAACGGTCGAGACCGCGCGCGGTGCGATAGTCGACGTTCTCGATGGTGGCGGCCTGGCGGAGCTTGGCATTGCTCAAGCGGCGCGTGAGGCGACGGTTGTCGCGGGCGGTCACCTCGCGATCGACGAGGAGGCCGAGCCAATCGGGGTGCGGCATCTCGGCGGCCTCGGGATTGTTCTGCAGTTCGATGACGGTATCGGCCATGGCAGTGAGGCCGAGTGCGCGCAGGCGTTCGACGGTCGGATGGATGAGCACGATGATCTCCTGATCAGTTGTAGTAACCGCGGCCGCGGATGTTGGCGTGGAAGAGGATGGGTGCGTCCTGGGTCGGAGGCGCGGTTTTGTCGGTGCCGTTCTTGAGGATGGCAGCGACCGATTTGTAGGAACGGGCATTGAGCAAAAGGGCACGGGCGCAGGCGGCGTCGACGCGCTCCTGGCCATAGCGTTTGACCAGCCCGAGAATGCCGATGGCCGAGCGGAAGCCCTGCTCCGGATGCGGCCGCGAGCGCAGGATGACGTCGATCAGGGTCTCGGCGTCGGGCCCCACCTTGGCGGCTTCGGAGCGGATGCGCTCGTGGGTCCAGTCGCGGTAGCGGCGATGCGAGCTTGGCATATGCTCGGGGATCGTCGTCGGACGATGCGGCAGGGTGCTGCGCAGATGCGAGGCGACACGCTTGCCGCGCAGGAAAATCTCGACGGTTTTGAGGGTGATCCGTGCCTCGACCTCCTGATGCACGAGGTGGTGAGGCACGCTGTAATAATGTTTGGCAATCTCGATATGATAGTCGAGATTGACCCGGCAGCGCTTCCACTCGGCATACTCGTAGGGCTCATCCGGCAAGGGGGTCAGCGCCGGGCGATCGAGCTCCTCGAACAGGTCGCGCCGGCTTCGTCCCCAGCTCCGGAGAGGTCGATCGTTCAGCTCGACAAGGAGCGCGTAAATTGCCTCGTTGAGGGCGGCGAGCGAGAAGAAGCGGCGGTTGCGCAGGCGCGCCAGAATCCATCGCCCGACGATCTGGACCCCGACTTCGACCTTGGCCTTGTCGCGCGGACGATACGGCCGCGCCGGCACAATGGCGGTGCGGTAATGGCGGGCGAGATCGGCATAGGTCCGGTTCACCATCGGCTCGTGAAAGCAGGCCCGGGTGATGCCGGCCTTCAGATTGTCGCTCACCGTCTGCCGGGCGGTGCCGCCGAAATAGGCAAAGGCGCGGACGTGCGAGCCGATCCAGTCCGGCAGGCTCTGGCTGAGGCTGGCCTCGGCGTAGGTGTAGTTCGAGGCACCGAGCACGGCGACGAAGATCTGCGCGCTGCGCACCTCGCCGGTGAGCCCGTCAACCACCTCCATGGTGTGGCCAGAATAGTCGACGAACAGCTTCTCGCCGGCGACATGAACCTGGCGCAGGGTCGGCTTGAGGCGGCTGGCCCACTCCCTGTAGCGTTCGCAGAGCCACGAATAGCTGAAACTGTCGGAGTGGGAGCCGCAATACTCCTCCCACAACAACATCAGCGTGACGTTCCTCCGCCGCAGCTCGCGATGCACGAGCGCCCAATCCGGCTGCGGCCGCTCGTCGCTGGGCAAATCGGACGGTGGCGGAAACAGCCGGTTCTCGAGCCGGACATCGTCACCGAGCTCCGGCGGCAACGGCCAGGTCAGGCCGGCCCGGCGCGCTAGGTTGAGGTACTTGTTGACCGTGCCCTGGGCCAGGCCGAGGCTGCGGGCAACCGCGCGCTGCGACATGCCGACGCTGTAGTGCAGGCGTAAAACTTCGCGAATGTGGCGCATGGACAGTCTCTCTGTCGGCATCTCGATCCTCTGCTGTCGGGCAAAAGATCAAGCTACCTGGGTTGCAGACTGTCAGTGGTGTCCGGCTCGCTGTCCCCGATCATGATCCGCTGGAAATAGCGATCACGATCCTGTGGAATTGGTGATCACGATCCCCTGGAAACGGTGATCACGATGCTCTGGAATGAGTGATCACGATGGCCTGGAATTGGTGATCACGATCGTCTGGAACGCGCAGACACTGACGCTGCAATATCACTTCACCGATTTCGGGCCGCTCAAGCCCTATATCGGCGCGGGCATCAACTACACCGCATTCTTCAACCAATCAGCAGCCAATACGCCGCTCGCGGGGCTTGCGGTGGCGGATGTACGCATCAGCAACCAGTTTGGCGCCGCGGTCCAATTCGGCTTCGATTACATGCTTGACCGTCACTGGGGCCTCAACTTCGACGTGAAGAAGTTGTGGCTGCGGCCGGATTACTCGGCGACCGTAAACAATGCGATAGTCGTCACTGGCCGCGCCAATATCGACCCATGGCTCGTCAGCGGCGGAATCACGTACAAGTTCTGACGATAGCACAAGCTCCAGGGAAGAGATCGGCTTGTTCAGATGCGAGCGAGACGGCGAGTTTAAGGTGCACCGTCTCGCCGGCGCCGGACTGCACGCGCAACAATGCTCGCTCTGTGAGCTACGAATTGATGGCATGAAGTGGCGGAACGCCTGCATCACTAATAGTGATCGACTAGATTCAGCTCCCTGCCTCCTTGCACGCTGCAGAGTGCCAGCCGCTTATCAAAGGCGGCAATTCAAATCGGTTGTCGCTCTGGGATAGACCGCGCTACAAAGGGGTGACGCTCGGGCCTCATCGGACTCGATCAAGCGCACTACTCTGACCGGTCCGTCTCTCACCGAACATTTTTGAATCCAAGGCCACAGCGACAAGGTCAATGGCCTCCTGTTGCGCACCTCCTTGGAGGCGTGAGGGCACCCAGTCACCTTAAGAACGATCGAACAGCTCAACGACCCCAGTCTTTGAACAGATAAGCCGTGCATTCCCGATAGCCCGGACCAAGCGGCGCTAAGCGAAGCCTCTAGTGTCCTGAACCAGAAGTTCGCGACATCGGGTCGTGTTTTGCCGGGGGCATTGTACCGGCAGAAGCGTTCGATGGAAGCAAGGATGTCATCGGCAGATTTGGTCCATCGGAAACGGCGTTGTGTCGGCCGATGAACGAAGTGATGTCAGCCCTGAGAGCGGCGACGCTGCGATAGATGCCGCGCCTGATCTTCTTATCGGTGAGGAGCGCGAAGAAGCGCTCGACCTGGTTGAGCCATGACGAACTGGTCGGGGTCAGGTGCACGTGCCAACGCGGCCGTTTAGCCAGCCATTTTTGGATCAAGGGGGTCTTGTGCGTGGCGTAATTGTCCATGACGAGATGGACGTCCGGTTCACGCGGCACGGCAGCTTCGATCTCGTTGAGGAACTTGCGGAACTCAGCAGCACGGTGGCGTCCATAGCACTTGCCGATGACCCGTCCGCTAGCAATGTCGAGGGCGGCGAACAGCGATGTGGTGCCGTGCCTCGTGTAGTCATGGCTTCTTCGGGCCGGCTGGCCGGGAC of the Bradyrhizobium quebecense genome contains:
- the istA gene encoding IS21 family transposase — translated: MPTERLSMRHIREVLRLHYSVGMSQRAVARSLGLAQGTVNKYLNLARRAGLTWPLPPELGDDVRLENRLFPPPSDLPSDERPQPDWALVHRELRRRNVTLMLLWEEYCGSHSDSFSYSWLCERYREWASRLKPTLRQVHVAGEKLFVDYSGHTMEVVDGLTGEVRSAQIFVAVLGASNYTYAEASLSQSLPDWIGSHVRAFAYFGGTARQTVSDNLKAGITRACFHEPMVNRTYADLARHYRTAIVPARPYRPRDKAKVEVGVQIVGRWILARLRNRRFFSLAALNEAIYALLVELNDRPLRSWGRSRRDLFEELDRPALTPLPDEPYEYAEWKRCRVNLDYHIEIAKHYYSVPHHLVHQEVEARITLKTVEIFLRGKRVASHLRSTLPHRPTTIPEHMPSSHRRYRDWTHERIRSEAAKVGPDAETLIDVILRSRPHPEQGFRSAIGILGLVKRYGQERVDAACARALLLNARSYKSVAAILKNGTDKTAPPTQDAPILFHANIRGRGYYN